One segment of Panicum virgatum strain AP13 chromosome 3K, P.virgatum_v5, whole genome shotgun sequence DNA contains the following:
- the LOC120699473 gene encoding uncharacterized protein LOC120699473, which translates to MIREFLAVAARAALEWALATLLLANGAAFCLLAAAAARLRLGPPCILCARVHRLLRAASAAPAGEERAALRLLLCDAHLAAVAAGTRAGPDRRDGDAGKAGLAEAGDPADTVSGLETHRVVSIGSEICEQDLDADDSGQPRAAARSHIARTSSIEDGGSGPLVSLFELAPIAGAQPRGGGNSSVDPATTPELVAVDGDERLTVGQVASALRDQRRELEALRAELAAERRARAEAEEYQRQLEEQGELDREAARLAMQLVHESETEKHDLKRQLDACRVRAQLYQSETAAVDADDLAGSGEGCFRRGANGGDDGNNYQSLVDFLPGSVYSSSPDLANLLKLYTESGNGGGRRRRQRDDHDEPAVAVVEEVAEEEVEEVTAVAVVADVTAATESSGNADATTSIVAESLHERSTNSCHIETAAEAS; encoded by the exons ATGATCCGCGAGTTCTtggccgtggcggcgcgcgcggcgctggaGTGGGCGCTGGCGACGCTGCTGCTCGCCAACGGCGCCGCCTtctgcctcctcgccgccgccgccgcgcgcctccgcctcggcccGCCCTGCATCCTCTGCGCCCGCGTCCACCGCCtgctccgcgccgcctccgccgccccggccggcgaggagcgcgccgccctgcgcctcctcctctgcgacgcccacctcgccgccgtcgccgcgggcaCTCGCGCTGGCCCCGATCGCCGCGACGGGGACGCGGGGAAAGCCGGGCTGGCGGAGGCCGGTGATCCGGCGGACACGGTCTCAG GCCTGGAGACCCACCGCGTCGTCTCCATCGGCAGCGAGATCTGCGAGCAGGACCTCGACGCCGACGACAGCGGCCAGCCACGCGCTGCCGCCCGCAGCCACATCGCGAGAACCAGCAGCATCGaggacggcggcagcggcccgcTCGTGTCCCTCTTCGAGCTGGCCCCGATCGCCGGCGCCCAGCCTCGGGGCGGCGGCAACTCCTCCGTGGACCCGGCCACGACGCCGGAGCTGGTGGCCGTGGACGGCGACGAGCGCCTCACCGTCGGGCAGGTCGCCTCCGCGCTCCGCGACCAGCGGCGGGAGCTGGAGGCGCTgcgcgccgagctcgccgccgagcggcgcgcgcgggcggaggcggaggagtaCCAGCGGCAGCTGGAGGAGCAGGGCGAGCTGGaccgggaggcggcgcggctcgccatGCAGCTCGTGCACGAGAGCGAGACGGAGAAGCACGACCTGAAGCGGCAGCTCGACGCGTGCAGGGTCAGGGCCCAGCTCTACCAGTCCGAGACCGCCGCCGTGGACGCCGACGACCTCGCCGGCAGCGGGGAAGGATGCTTCCGCCGGGGGGCGAACGGGGGCGACGACGGCAACAACTACCAGTCGCTCGTGGACTTCTTGCCGGGGTCGGTGTACTCCTCCTCGCCGGACCTGGCCAACCTCCTTAAACTCTACACCGAGTCCGGCaacggtggcggccgccgccgccggcagaggGATGATCACGACGAGCCGGCCGTTGCGGTGGTTGAGGAGGTagcagaggaggaggtggaggaagtcacggccgtcgccgtcgtcgctgaTGTCACGGCTGCCACTGAATCCAGCGGGAATGCTGATGCGACCACCTCCATTGTTGCTGAATCTTTACATGAACGAAGCACCAATAGTTGTCACATTGAGACAGCTGCTGAAGCTTCTTAA
- the LOC120701010 gene encoding protein LIKE COV 3-like, protein MSGWSVRALYQHYVVTIHRSLNQCLALCCRRCSVILLPIAITFYTTWWFIRFVDGFFSPIYIHLGIHLFGLGFVTSITFIFLIGVFMSSWLGASLLGLGEFCIKRMPLVRHIYSASKQISAAISPDQSSRAFKEVVIIQHPRIGEYALGFITSTVALRGDQDLACVYVPTNNLYLGDIFLMSRADVIIPDLSVREAIEIILSGGMSVPKIISAVEGVVGLGDHGCAAKDS, encoded by the exons ATGTCTGGATGGTCGGTGCGCGCCTTGTACCAACACTATGTAGTAACCATTCACAGATCGCTGAACCAGTGCTTGGCACTCTGTTGTCGTCGTTGCAGCGTCATCCTGCTCCCGATCGCCATCACCTTCTACACGACCTGGTGGTTCATCCGCTTCGTCGACGGCTTCTTCTCGCCCATCTACATCCACCTCGGCATACATCTCTTCG GTCTCGGGTTTGTGACGTCGATCACCTTCATCTTCCTCATCGGCGTGTTCATGTCGTCGTGGCTGGGCGCCTCGCTCCTCGGCCTCGGCGAGTTCTGCATCAAGAGGATGCCCCTAGTGCGCCACATCTACTCGGCTTCCAAGCAGATCAGCGCCGCCATATCGCCAG ACCAGAGCTCGCGGGCGTTCAAGGAGGTGGTGATCATCCAGCACCCCAGGATCGGCGAGTATGCGCTGGGCTTCATCACGTCGACGGTGGCGCTGCGCGGCGACCAGGACCTCGCCTGCGTCTACGTGCCCACCAACAACCTCTACCTCGGCGATATCTTCCTCATGAGCCGCGCCGACGTCATCATCCCGGACCTCTCCGTCCGGGAGGCCATCG AGATCATTCTCTCAGGCGGCATGTCCGTGCCGAAGATCATCTCGGCGGTGGAGGGCGTCGTCGGCCTCGGCGACCATGGCTGCGCGGCGAAGGACTCCTAG
- the LOC120699475 gene encoding L-galactose dehydrogenase-like — translation MELREMGGTGLRVSAVGFGASPLGNVFGDVPRDAARAAVRRALDLGVNFFDTSPYYGGTVSESVLGDCLRHAAVPRDQVVVATKCGRYKDEGFDFSAARVARSVDESLARLGLDYVDILHAHDIEFTSLDQIVNETVPALRKIKESGKARFIGITGLPLSIYPYVLDRAPLGSVDVILSYCHYGINDTSLVDLLPYLKSKGVGVITASPLAMGLLTDNGPPDWHPAPEHLKSACRAAAEHCSKKGKSITKLAMQYSLMNNEISTVLVGMNSSKQVEENVAAALELSTSGIDEELLHEVEAILEPVKNMTWPSGIQQA, via the exons ATGGAGCTCCGCGAGATGGGCGGCACGGGCCTCCGCGTCAGCGCCGTCGGCTTCGGCGCCTCCCCGCTCGGCAACGTCTTCGGGGACGTGCCCCGcgacgccgcccgcgccgccgtccgccgcgcgcTCGACCTCGGCGTCAACTTCTTCGACACCTCCCC GTACTACGGCGGCACGGTCTCGGAGTCCGTCCTCGGCGACTGCCTCCGCCACGCGGCCGTCCCGCGGGACCAGGTCGTCGTCGCCACCAAGTGCGGCCGCTACAAGGACGAAGGGTTCGACTTCTCCgccgcccgcgtcgcccgcaGCGTCGACGAGAGCCTCGCCCGCCTGGGGCTCGACTACGTCGACATCCTCCACGCCCACGACATCGAGTTCACCAGCCTCGACCAG ATTGTGAATGAGACCGTTCCTGCGCTCCGGAAGATCAAGGAGAGCGGGAAGGCGCGGTTCATTGGAATCACCGGGCTGCCCCTCAGCATCTACCCGTACGTGCTCGACCGGGCGCCGCTGGGCTCGGTGGATGTCATCCTGTCCTACTGCCACTACGGGATCAACGACACCTCCCTGGTCGATCTGCTCCCCTACTTGAAGAGCAAGGGCGTCGGGGTTATCACCGCTTCGCCCCTTGCGATGGGTCTTCTCACAGATAATGGGCCCCCAGACTGGCACCCTGCACCGGAACATCTTAAG TCAGCATGCAGGGCAGCTGCAGAGCACTGTAGCAAAAAGGGGAAAAGCATCACGAAGCTAGCTATGCAATACAGCCTGATGAACAATGAAATTTCTACAGTTCTTGTTGGAATGAACTCTTCAAAACAG GTGGAGGAGAATGTAGCTGCTGCATTGGAGTTGTCAACATCTGGCATTGACGAAGAACTTCTGCATGAAGTTGAAGCAATTCTTGAGCCTGTGAAGAACATGACTTGGCCTAGCGGTATCCAGCAAGCCTAA